CTCCTACGGCATCGCCGTCCACCGGGGCGAGGCCGGCGGCGAACCCTTCCTGCTTCCCTGGCACGCCCTGCCTTCCCCGACTTGCCAACCGGAGACGCCTTGATGAGCGACCTGACTTCCCTGCTGCGCAACGCGCTGAACGACCCGGCCACCGGCTGGAGCCTCGGCGCCTTCGGTGCCATCGCGGAGTTCATCCGCGACCCGGACGAACCCGCCACCCTGCGCGACGACGGCCCGGAGCTGGAGGCGCGGACCGCCCGCGGCGGGCTGCGCCTCCGCCCCACGCCGGCGATCCGCGCGGTGCCCTACCGGACGCGCAGCGGCAGCCTCGCCGTGGCCCTCTGCCTGCCCCGTCACGTCGGCGCGATGAACCGGCGCGGCGTGGTGACCGAGCTGGGTCCCGACCGCGAGGCCATCGCCGAAGCGGACCGCGACGCCCTGCTGTTCGACCTCGGGCTGGGCGTCTTCCAGACCGACGTCTGCGTCCGCAGCTCCGACCCCGTCACCATCGCCCGCCTGCGCGCGGTCGCCGGGACGGAGCTGCTGGCGCCGGGCAACCCGCTGCCGCCCGACCTGCCGGCGCTCAGCCCCGACCGCGTCTTCATCGGCCCCTTCGGCCGGATCGAGGTCAGCCAGCCGATCCCGCCGCCCGACGGCCGCAGCCCGGAGGGTCCGCACACCCATGTCCTGCCGAAGCTGTTGGCCCACAACCGGACCCACGCGGCGACCGTGCCGATTCCGGACGGCTGGGTGCCCAGCCTGTACCTGTCGCCGCCCGCGGAGTCCTTCGCCGCGTGGGAGGGGTTGGGGCACTGAGGTCCTGCCCCCACCCTGACCCTCCCCCGCTACGAGGTGGAGGGGACTGCCGCCGCTTCGCTCAAGCCCCCCTCTCCCGCGAAGCGGGGGAGGGTTGGGGAGGGGGCACCGACGCCGCCGGCGCGCGGCGCAGCGCGTTGAGCAGAATCCCGATCGTGGTCCCGTTGTGCAGCACGGCGGTGCCCACCGGGGACAGCAGGCCCAGCGCGGCGGCGCCGAGGATCGCGCTGTTCAGTCCGACCGTCAGCCGATAGTTGCGGGCGATCAGCGCCATGGCGGCGTTCGCCGTCTCCTTGGCGTCGGCCACCCGCTCGATCCGATCCTCCAGAAGCGCCACATCGGCGGTCAGCCGGGCGATGTCCGCCCCTTTCTGCATGGCGATGCCGACATGGGCGCCGGCCAGCGCCGGGGCGTCGTTGATGCCGTCGCCAACGAAGGCGATGCGCGCGCCTTCGCGGCTGAGATCCTCGATGATGCGGGCCTTGTCGGTGGGCAGCAGGTCGGCGTGGAAGCCGTCGAGATGCAGCTCCGCGGCCAGCTCGGCGGCGCGGTCCTGGTGGTCGCCGGTCAGCATCAGCACCCGCTTCACCCCGGCCCGCCGCAGCCGCGCGATGGTCGCCGCGCTGGCCGCGCGCACGCTGTCCTTCAACGCCAGCACGCCGGCCAGCACCCCGCCGAAGCCGATGAACAGCAGCGTCTTGCCGTCGCGGTGCAGCGCGTCGATGGCCCCGCGGTGGGCGGTGGTATCGATGCCCTCGTCGTCCTCGATGAAGTGGCGGGAGCCGACGACGATGCGCTTGCCGTCGATGACGCTGGCCACCCCGTGGGCGACGATGAACTTGACCTCCTGATGGTCGAAGTGGCGGTTGTGCGTTTCCTTGGCGGCGTTGACCACGGCCATCGCCAGCGGGTGGAAGTAATGCTCCTCCACCGAGGCGGCGAGGCAGATCAGGTCATCGGGGCTGAAGGTCGGGTCGAAGGCGATGGAATCGGTCACCTGAAGGTCGCCGGTGGTCAGCGTGCCGGTCTTGTCGAAGATGACCGTGTCGGCCTGGGCCAGCCGTTCCAACGCGTTGGCGCCCTTGATCAGGATGCCCGCCTGCCCCGCCCCGTACATGGCCGACTTGAAGGCCACCGGGGTCGCCAGCTTCAGCGCGCAGGAATAGTCGGCCTGGAGCACCGACGCGGCGCTGCGCCAGTCGCCGGTCATCAGGAAGGAGCCGCCGGCCAGCTTCAGCACCGTGGGAACCAGCCGGTCGGCCAACCGCGCCGCGTCGAGCTGCGCCTCGCTCTTGGCGGTCAGCGACTGTTCGACGTAATCGGCGATGCGGGCCGCGGCGGTGTGGCTGCCGACATGCTCGGCGTAGACGACCAGCCGCCCCTCCTCCATCAGCGTGCCGGACAGGACGGCGGAACCGCGCTGCTTGACCACCGGGGCGCTCTCGCCGGTCATGGCGGCCTCGTTGACGGTCGCCTCCCCGCTCAGCACCGTGCCGTCCACCGGGATCACCGTCCCGGCGCCGATGACCACGCTGTCGCCGACCAGGACGGTGTCGGCGGGCAACTGGATCTCCACGCCGTCGCGCAGCAGCCACACCTGATCGCTCGACGGGCGGAGCAGCCGCTTCAGCAGCGCGTCCGACCGGCGGGCGATGGACTCCTCCATGTATTCGCCGAGCGCCAGCATGAAGACGGTGGTGTTGGCCGCGGTGAAATCCCGTCGCGCCAGGGAGATCGCCACCGCCGCCGCTTCCAGAACATGGGAGTTGACA
The Azospirillum brasilense genome window above contains:
- a CDS encoding DUF6925 family protein; translated protein: MSDLTSLLRNALNDPATGWSLGAFGAIAEFIRDPDEPATLRDDGPELEARTARGGLRLRPTPAIRAVPYRTRSGSLAVALCLPRHVGAMNRRGVVTELGPDREAIAEADRDALLFDLGLGVFQTDVCVRSSDPVTIARLRAVAGTELLAPGNPLPPDLPALSPDRVFIGPFGRIEVSQPIPPPDGRSPEGPHTHVLPKLLAHNRTHAATVPIPDGWVPSLYLSPPAESFAAWEGLGH
- a CDS encoding heavy metal translocating P-type ATPase; its protein translation is MSGLPWFLRLEPVHRVPGRVRLRYACRPGAPDDTTTLHRVVEAVAGVTSVRVSRAARSLAVRYDPAVTDATALCLALAALPIPEPPPPAPAAEGGENHGATLVRSLATLVGGFLLPMPLRLPLSLAVAMPMLREGVAIYGREGVNSHVLEAAAVAISLARRDFTAANTTVFMLALGEYMEESIARRSDALLKRLLRPSSDQVWLLRDGVEIQLPADTVLVGDSVVIGAGTVIPVDGTVLSGEATVNEAAMTGESAPVVKQRGSAVLSGTLMEEGRLVVYAEHVGSHTAAARIADYVEQSLTAKSEAQLDAARLADRLVPTVLKLAGGSFLMTGDWRSAASVLQADYSCALKLATPVAFKSAMYGAGQAGILIKGANALERLAQADTVIFDKTGTLTTGDLQVTDSIAFDPTFSPDDLICLAASVEEHYFHPLAMAVVNAAKETHNRHFDHQEVKFIVAHGVASVIDGKRIVVGSRHFIEDDEGIDTTAHRGAIDALHRDGKTLLFIGFGGVLAGVLALKDSVRAASAATIARLRRAGVKRVLMLTGDHQDRAAELAAELHLDGFHADLLPTDKARIIEDLSREGARIAFVGDGINDAPALAGAHVGIAMQKGADIARLTADVALLEDRIERVADAKETANAAMALIARNYRLTVGLNSAILGAAALGLLSPVGTAVLHNGTTIGILLNALRRAPAASVPPPQPSPASRERGA